Within the Streptomyces sp. NBC_00353 genome, the region CATCGTGGCCATCGCGATCTTTGTGGGCGTGGCCGTCTCCGTCGCCTCCGTCGTGGACCTCGCGGCCCGCCGTACCCAGCAGGCGGCGAGGCTGCGCGCCGAGTCCGAGATCCTCTCCTTCCTGGCGGGCAGCATCCTGCGCGGCGAAACGACGCTGGACGCGCTGCTGGAGCGGGTCAGGGAGACGTTCTCGATGGAGTCCGTGGCACTGCTGGAGCGGGAGAACGAGGTCGCCCCGTGGACCTGTGCGGGCAGCGTCGGCCCGAGGCCGGTCGGCCGTCCTGAACAGGCCCATGTGGACATGCCCGTGGGCGACGACATGGCGCTCGCGCTCTACGGCCGGGTGCTGCCCGCCGAGGACCGGAGGGTGCTGGCGGCATTCGCCGCGCAGGCGGCCGTCGTCCTCGACCGCCAACGCCTCCAGGACGAAGCCCAGCGGGCCCGCGGACTGGCCGAGGGCAACCGCATCCGTACCGCCCTGCTCGCCGCTGTCAGCCACGACCTGCGGACACCCCTCGCGGGCATCAAGGCGTCCGTCACCTCGCTCCGCTCCGACGACGTCGAATGGTCGGAGCAGGACCGGTCCGAACTCCTCGAAGGCATCGAAGCGGGCGCCGACCGCCTGGATCACCTCGTCGGCAACCTCCTCGACATGTCGCGGCTGCAGACCGGCACCGTCACCCCGCTGATCCACGAGGTCGACCTCGACGAAGTGGTGCCGATGGCCCTGGTCGGCGTACCGGAGGGGAGCGCGGTGCTCGACATCCCGGAGGATCTGCCGATGGTCGCCGTCGACAAGGGGCTCCTGGAAGGGGCGGTCGCCAACGTCGTGGAGAACGCCGTCAAGTACAGCCCCGCGGGCAGGCCGGTGCTGGTGTCGGCCAGCGCCATGGCCGGCCGGGTGGAACTGCGGGTCGTGGATCTCGGCCCCGGGATACCGGACGAGGTGAAGGACCGCGTTTTCGAACCCTTCCAGCGCTACGGTGACGCACCGCGCGGCGCGGGCGTGGGCCTCGGCCTCGCGGTGGCCCGGGGCTTCACCGAGACGATGGGCGGCACGCTGACCGCCGAGGACACGCCGGGGGGTGGCCTCACCATGGTGCTGACGCTGCGCACGGCGTCGGACCGGGTGGGGGAGTGGCCGGACCTGCCGGCCACCGTGACCTCTTAGCCGCGGGGTTCACCCGCGCGAGTTGGCGGTCTGTGCCCTCCGCGCTCGCGGACGGGGGCGGTTCTGGTCCGGTGTCGGCCCAGGGGCGGCGAGGTCGAGCACCGTCCGCCCGGGACGAATCCCGCCCTGGAAGGCTGAGCCCGGACGGGAGGGGATGCGCATTCGACGAACGGCGGGTGCCGGGGGTCGCACCCCCGGCACCCGCCGCGTTGGTCCGGTCGGCGCCTCCGCGGGGGATCCCGCGGAGGCGCTCGCTCACTTGCCGAGCAGGTAGGCCCGTTCCACGGTCTGCCGGACCGTGTTGCCCGCCTTGTCGGAGGCCGTGACCCGCAGGGTCACGTAGGCGCCCTGCCGGTGCTCGCCCGGCCGCTCGACGGTGGCGGTGAACCGGTTGTGGCCGCGGTCCTTGACGCGGACCTGGCCCTTCCAGGTCTTGCCGTCGTCGAAGGAGGCCTCGACCTTGAGCCTGACCCCGGTGGGGGCGGTGAGCCCGTCCTGGTTTCTGACGGTCAGGTCGAGGTCGTGCCGCTTCCCGCCGCCGACGGTGTTCGACAGGTCGGCCCGGACCCCGTAGTCGACCTGGAGGAGGGGCAGCAGGGTTTCCTTCGCCGCGGTGTCGGAGCGGAAGCTCCAGGACGTGGCGGTCCTCGTCCCGGTCTGCCAGTACTCGGTCTTGCGCTCGGTCGTCAGGTCCAGACGGTAGCCGGCCTTCCCCGCGGGTACGGAGAAGATCCCCCAGGCGCCCGCGGCCTCGCTCACCTTCTTGCCGTCGCGGTACAGGACGGCCGCCACAGTGTCGCCCTGGGGGTAGGACGGATCGTCCGCCGTCCCGGGCGTTCCGGTCCTTCCGATGCCGCCACCGGTGGAGGGAACCTGCCTGCGGCCCCAGTGGCCCGCCACCGCGTCCGTGTACTCCGGGATCGCCAGGCTGAGGAGGTCACCGTTCCGTACGGAGGGACGGCTGAAACCGCGCGGGATGGACGGCCGCACCACGGCCTTGTACCACTCCTCCGTGGCCTTCTCGCCCGCCTTGAAGGTGCGGGGGGCGTCACGCAGACCCGACTGCAGCGCCCCGCCGTAGAACAGGTCGGGACCGGTGACGAAGTCGACGTCGTGCATCCACTGCGTGTCCCCGGAGGTGACGTACTCGGTGCGTGTCCTGCCCGTCGGAACCCAGCGCGAGGTCTCCCAGGCGACCTCGGCGTAGGGGCGCCAGCTGAAGCGCTGCTCGCTGGTCCACCCCAGTGCGCTGTTGTTCGCGTAGGACGCCTTCACCTGGGCGGTGTTGCGGTCCGAGACGGTGTACGTCACGTCCTGCGGGACCTGCTGCCACTGCGTGGCGATGTCGTACAGGTACGGGCTCGCGACCGTCCCGGAGATGTCGACGACGGCCTTGCGCTCGGCCATGTACCGCAGCAGCTCGGCGCCGTCGGCCGCGGTCATCCTCACCACCGGGATGGCGGAGCGGGTGTCCATCGGCTTCCAGCGGGTCCAGGCGATGAGGCCCTCGGGCAGGACGATCACGACGCCCTTGGCACCCGCCTTCGCGGCCGTCTCCGCCAGGTCGTACCCGTCCATCGCGTAGTCGTCGCGGATCACGGCGAGCTTGCCCCGCACGGTGCCGGGCCGCAGGTCCGGCTTGTCCCTGGTCCCCGCGTCCACGGCGACCAGTTGCTCGCCCCGGGGGTCGAACGGCGCGGACTGCTTGGCGTAGTACGGCTTCAGGTCGAAGCCGGCGCCGCGAACCTCGGTCCTGAGCTCGGGGGCGGTCATCTCGAAGCGGGCATTGAACTCGAAGGCGCCCTCGGTGACCTTGGACGTGGGGTTCACGTACAGGTCCACGGCCCCGCCGCCGTCCTCGTAGTAGATGCCCATGGTCTGCTCGACGCCGTCGATCTTCCGGTACATCTGGTAGGTCACGTTGTTGCGCCGCTCGGCCGGTTCGGGGGTGCGCACGCGCACCAGCTTGGCCTTGCGTGCGTCCAGGGTGACGGTCGTGTCCTTGGTGACCTTCACCTCGGGATTGACGACCTGGATCAGCCGGACTCCGTCGCCCCCGTCCTCCGCCAGCGTGCCGCCGACGAGGTAGGTGCCCTCCTCGACCTCGGCGACCAGGGGGTCCGAGCTGATGAACCGGGCTTCGGTGTCCCCGCCGAACAGGTCCACCAGCGCCCATCCCACGGGTTGCCCGTCCGGTCCCCGGGAGTCGATGGTGACCTGGTGCATCGGGGCGCGCACCCACAGGCTGACGGTGGTGTGGACCGACACGCCCTCGGCGGACGTGGCGGTGACGTAGCCGTAGTAGGTGCCGCGGCCCGCCTTCGCCGGGTCGATGCCGACCGGCACCTCCACGGTCGCGCCGGGGGCGACCCGGACGGTGTCCGCACCCAGCGTCAGCGCCTGCGCGGGCAGTTGCTTGCCGCCCTTGGACGTCAGCGCGGCACGCAGACTCAGGGACACCTCCTTCCCGGAGGAGTTGGCGTAGCGGACCACTCCGGCCCGCTCCACCGGGGATCCGGCCCTGTCGAACGGGCCCATGACGATCGTGCCGGTGGCGGTCACGGGGGAGGTGAACGCCGCCTTGACGTCGACGCGGCCGCCGCCCTGCTGGGTCGGCACCTGACCGGACACCGTGTGGGAGGTGCTGATCAGCGCGTCCTTGAGCTGCTCGGCTCCCCAGCCGGGGTGCTGACCGGCCAGCAGAGCCGCCGCACCGGCGACGTGAGGCGTGGCCATCGACGTGCCGTCGGCTGCGACGTAGTAGTCGTCGACCGGGACGCCCATGGTCGTGCCGGTGGCGCGCGCGGCGACGATTCCGACGCCCGGAGCGGTGATGTCCGGCTTGGCCGCCCTGTCGCCGAAGCGCGGGCCGCGGCTGGAGAAGGAGGCCAGCGAGTCGTCGCGGTCGACGGCGCCGACGGTGAGGGCGGCATCGGCCGCGCCGGGCGACCCGACCGTCATCTCGCCCCGCTCGCCGGCATTGCCCGCAGCGACGACGAAGAGCGCCCCGCTGCTGCGGGAGATCTCGTTGACCGCCAGGCTCATCGGGTCCGTGCCGTCGGTCTCCATGTCCGCGCCCAGGCTCATGTTGACGACCTTGGCGCCCTGGCCCGCAGCCCACTCCATGCCCGCGATGACCTGGGACTCGCTGCCGGAGCCGTTGTCCCCGAGCACCTTGCCGATCAGCAGGTCGGAGCTGGGCGCGACGCCCTTGCGGAGGCCGCCCGAGGCGGCGCCGCTACCGGCGGCGGTGGCGGCGACATGCGTACCGTGGCCGAAGTGGTCCTCGGTCGAGCCGCTGGCGGAGAAGTCCTTCGCCTCGCTCACGCGGCCCGCGAGGTCGGGATGCGTCTGATCGGCGCCGGTGTCGAGGACCGCGACCTTGACGCCCTCGCCGTGGTAGCCGGCCGCCCACGCGGCCGGCGCGTTGATCTGCGCGGTGCTGCGGTCCAGCGTGGGACGCACCTTGTGGTCCAGCCAGATCTTCGGAGTCGTGGCCGCCGCGCTCGCGACGGACGCGCCCGCCGGAGGTACGAGCTTCTTCCAGAAGGCGGGCAGGTCGTCGTCGGCGACGCGCAGCGCCTGGGCGTCGATGCTCGGCAGGCGCCGCGGCTCGGCGGAGCCCTCGTGGAACTCGGCGAGTGCGTCCACCCGCTTGGCCGCCGCACGCGCCGAACCCTTGGGCGCGGACACGATCAGGGGCAGGGCGTCGGCGTGCGTCTCGTCGTACCCCTGGGCGATGAGGCCCGCGACGTCGAAGAGCCCCGCGTCCAGCCGCTCCGTGCGGACCAGCGCCGCCGCGTCGGAGGGCAGCACCGTCAGGGCGCCGTCCTTCTCGGTGATCTGGAAGAAGACGTTCTCACGGCCCGGCGCGCGCTGCACCGACGCAGTCTTCTTGCCGTTCGGCGCGTCACTGACGGTGACCCGGTCGCCGGTGATCAACCGCAGGGTGCTCGTGCGGTCGTGCGGTGCCGGCGTGCGTGCCTCGGTCCCTCGCGGGGACTGGGCGGCGACGGGCGTGATCGCGCTCGTCGCCATCACTGCCGACATCGATATCACCGCCCAGAGGCGGATCCGTCTCATTGGTGTGTACAGCCTTTCTGTTGTCCCGACATCTGGGCACAGCATCTGTGAGCGGGCGTCATGACCACACGGATCCAGCGCGTCCCACCTGGGAAATATGAGTCGAACGACATCCGGCCCCGACATGTACCTCGACCGGATCGGCCGCCCTTCCGCGCATCACGTGTCCGCTCGTCGGAGTGTGTTGAGCCGGTGACCGCAGAGGTGTTGGCGAAGGACGGGTCGGGGACCCGGATCGTCGCCGCTTTCGGCCGCAGTCAGCGGCGTTGCGGGTTCGACCGAGACCCACAGGGACTGCCGACCTGCACGGCCGGCGTACATCCGGCAACCGGCATCAATCCTGTCGATGTCGCCGCCGGACGGTCCCCTGCCATGAGCAAAACCCCTCCGTACAAACTTGGTTCACAGGCCGTTCGGAATCATCTGCCGAGCAAACCGGCCGCGTCACCTCCCTCAGGTGGCACAAGTGCGCCATGTCCAAACTGCGACACGCGTGGCCCGCGCCGTCTGCAGGCTGTTCAGCGCGGTGGTGTGCGAGAGGTTGAAGCGTGCCCGCCATCTGTTCGGACGAGGACCGACGACGAGATCCTCGAACGCCTCGCGGGTCCCGTCGAGGAGCGGGCCCTCGCCTGAGGCGCATGTACTCGTCTTCGAGGGCGCAGCCGACGACGGGGTCCTGAAGACGGGCCGCAAGGGCTGTGGCACGTTCGAAGTCACTGTCACGGGGCGGGCGTCGCACGCGGGTCTTGAGCCCGGAGCCGGGGTCAACGCCCTGATTGAAGCCTCGTACCGGGTGCTGGACATCGCGGCACTCGGACGACCCGCGCTCTCGGGGTGCCGACACTCGACGGCTCGGGAGCGGTCGGCGGCGGTGCGCACGCCGGCCACGAGTACCTGGTGATCGACGCCATGGCCGAGCGGACGAACCTCGTCGCAGGCCTGCTGAACGCGATCCGGAACTCGTAGGGGAGGAGCCCACGGACGAACGGTTGTGGGCCCGGCAGTCACTGCCGGGCCCCATGTCATCCGTTCACCTCACGAGGTCCTGGCCGGACCCTCCTCAGGGGAAGGACACCACCGTCGAGGGCACGGTCGAGGTGCCGGACGTGGGCGAACCGGTGCTGTTGATCACGTGCTCGTACTGTCCCTGGCCACCCAGGGACACCACCAGCAGATCGTGGAACTTCACCCCGGGCTTCACCGGGGCCTCGAAGCCGTGGTCCTGACGGATCGTCGGATCCACATTGAAGTAGCAGTAGCTGCCCAGGCCCCAGCCCTCGTGGTTGTTGACCGAGTCCGCGACCTTGTAGGCGGCGTACCCCTTGATGGTGCCGTTCTGGACGGCGGCCTGGTTCGGTGCGTCGTACGCCTTCTCGTTCTGGAAGAAGATCGTCCTGCCGTTCTCGCCGTTCCACTGCACGTCGTACTTGTTGAAGTGCTCGACGAAGAGGCCGGTGACGAGGACGTCGTCACCGTCGACCCGGAGCCCGTAGTCGGCCCGGTTGGTCTCCCAGCCGACCCCTTCTCCGTGGTCGGCGCGCCAGATCCAGGTGTGGTCGACGATGGTGTCGTCGTTGTTGACGACCATGCTGGTGGTGGCCTTGCCGGCGCCCGCGCCGCCGATCCGGACGAACACGTCCTGCACCGTGGTCGGATTCGCCGAGTGGTCGGCAGAGGCGCCCTCGGGGCCCACCTGGAGCAGTACCGAGGAGTTCTGCGGACCGGCGTCGATCAGGAGAGCGGCGAGCTTCACGCCGTCCACGTCGCCGACCTTGATCGCTGTCACGCCGTTGTCCGGGATGATCGTCGCGAGCCCCAGACCGAGGACGACCGTGTTCGCCCGGTCGATGTTTATGGTCTGGTCCACGTGATAGACGCCGGGCGTGAACAGCAGGTGCAGGCCCTGCTGGACCGCGGCGTTGATGGTCTGTGCGGTGGCGCCGGGCTTGACCACGTAGAACTGGCTCAGCGGGATGGACTCGCCCTGCGGCGTACCGTTCCAGGAGACGCCGCGCGCGTTGGTGCGCTTGGCCGGGACGAAGACCTTGTACTCGGAGCCGTCCAGGTAGAGGAACGGCTTCTCACGGGAGACCGGGGTGGTGTCGAGCGTGGTGTACGGAGGGGCGGGGAAGCTCTGCGCGGGTGCGCCCTCGACTCCGGAGAACGTCATGTTCCAGACGCCGTTGGTCCAGCCTCCGACCGAGCTGTCACGGGTGTACCACTGCTGCTGGGAGTACGGGCCGACCTGGCCGTCGATCTTGCTGTCGGCGATGTAGCCGCCGCTGGCCCAGCCGTAGCCGTCGGGCGCCAGATTGAGCCCGCCCTTGACGTGCATCCGCCGGAACGGCGCGGCCTGCGACACGGCCCAACGGTCCGTGCCGTTCACCGGGTTGAGCGCCAGGTTCTCCGCCGAGCGCCAGAAGTTCTGCGTGGCGTTCCCGTTGAACCAGCCGGCGTCGACGGTCACGTCACCGTTGAAGGTCGTGTCGTCCGGCTTGAGGCCGAGCCCCGCGATGGAGGTGTAGAAGCCGAGCTGTGCGTTGATGTTGTTGTACGTGCCCGGCTTGAACAGCAGCGCATAGCGGCCGTTCCCGAACTGCGCGGACTCCTGCTGCTTGAAGATCTCGTCGACCTTGGCCTGGATGCCGGGCGTCGACGGGTCGAAGACCAGCACATTGGGTCCGAGGTCGCCGCCGCCGGGAATCTGCGGGCCGCCCTGGCCGCCGGTGGTACCGAACACCTGGAACTCCCAGAGCGAGTAGCCGTACGGGGTGGCCCGGGAGGTGCCGGTCAGCCGGACGTAGCGGGCGGTGCCGGAGACGTTCAGGGTCTCCGTGCCGCCGGGGCCGCTGGTGGTGGAGTAGGCGGTGGTCCACGTGCTGTTGTCGGTGGAGAACTCGATCCGGTAGCCGTTGGCGTAGGCCGCCTCCCACTTCAGCACGATCTGGGAGACCGAGGCGGAGGCGCCCAGATCGACCTTGATCCACTGCGGGTCGGAGAAGGCGCTCGACCACCGGGTGCCGTCGTTGCCGTCCACGGCGGAGGTGGCGGGGGTGCCGGCGTTCTCCTCGCTGGAGGACGTCACCGTTCTGCCCTGGGAGAGCAGTGAGGGCGCCGCGCTTGCCGGGGTCGCGGGGACGAACGCCAGCAGCGAGATGACGAGACCGACGACGACGGCGAGCACACCGGTACGTCGTCCGTCCGATGAACGGGCAGGTCTGCGGAGCACGGGGGGTGCGTACATGGGGGTTCGTCTCCTGAGTCGTGGTGCGGGTGCACGACGCGCAGCCTGAGAGCGCTCTCAGGCTACGAAGGATACTTCTCTCTTGACTGGGACACGTCAATAGGTGTGCAACGAGCGCTGGGTCAGGGCCTGTTGGGAACAAGAGTTGAACGAATGGCGTGCGCCGACCGCCTCATCGGTTCGCACTGTCGACGGCGGCGCCGGGAGGCTGACGGAGTGTCGGCTTCAAGGGGTGTCGCCGGACGGCCGTGGCGACAGCCGGACCGTCCGCAGCGGCTCGCGCGGCGGGCGGGCCCGCCACTCGCGCGGGTAGCCGATCGACACCTCCTCGAACCGCACCCCGTCGTGATGGGTCACCCGTGGGATGTGCAGATGCCCGTAGATCACGGCCGCGGCCCGGAACCGGCGATGCCAGTCCCGGGTGAGCTCCGTCCCGCACCACTGCGCGAACTCCGGGTGCCGCAGCACGTCCGTCG harbors:
- a CDS encoding S8 family serine peptidase; this encodes MRRIRLWAVISMSAVMATSAITPVAAQSPRGTEARTPAPHDRTSTLRLITGDRVTVSDAPNGKKTASVQRAPGRENVFFQITEKDGALTVLPSDAAALVRTERLDAGLFDVAGLIAQGYDETHADALPLIVSAPKGSARAAAKRVDALAEFHEGSAEPRRLPSIDAQALRVADDDLPAFWKKLVPPAGASVASAAATTPKIWLDHKVRPTLDRSTAQINAPAAWAAGYHGEGVKVAVLDTGADQTHPDLAGRVSEAKDFSASGSTEDHFGHGTHVAATAAGSGAASGGLRKGVAPSSDLLIGKVLGDNGSGSESQVIAGMEWAAGQGAKVVNMSLGADMETDGTDPMSLAVNEISRSSGALFVVAAGNAGERGEMTVGSPGAADAALTVGAVDRDDSLASFSSRGPRFGDRAAKPDITAPGVGIVAARATGTTMGVPVDDYYVAADGTSMATPHVAGAAALLAGQHPGWGAEQLKDALISTSHTVSGQVPTQQGGGRVDVKAAFTSPVTATGTIVMGPFDRAGSPVERAGVVRYANSSGKEVSLSLRAALTSKGGKQLPAQALTLGADTVRVAPGATVEVPVGIDPAKAGRGTYYGYVTATSAEGVSVHTTVSLWVRAPMHQVTIDSRGPDGQPVGWALVDLFGGDTEARFISSDPLVAEVEEGTYLVGGTLAEDGGDGVRLIQVVNPEVKVTKDTTVTLDARKAKLVRVRTPEPAERRNNVTYQMYRKIDGVEQTMGIYYEDGGGAVDLYVNPTSKVTEGAFEFNARFEMTAPELRTEVRGAGFDLKPYYAKQSAPFDPRGEQLVAVDAGTRDKPDLRPGTVRGKLAVIRDDYAMDGYDLAETAAKAGAKGVVIVLPEGLIAWTRWKPMDTRSAIPVVRMTAADGAELLRYMAERKAVVDISGTVASPYLYDIATQWQQVPQDVTYTVSDRNTAQVKASYANNSALGWTSEQRFSWRPYAEVAWETSRWVPTGRTRTEYVTSGDTQWMHDVDFVTGPDLFYGGALQSGLRDAPRTFKAGEKATEEWYKAVVRPSIPRGFSRPSVRNGDLLSLAIPEYTDAVAGHWGRRQVPSTGGGIGRTGTPGTADDPSYPQGDTVAAVLYRDGKKVSEAAGAWGIFSVPAGKAGYRLDLTTERKTEYWQTGTRTATSWSFRSDTAAKETLLPLLQVDYGVRADLSNTVGGGKRHDLDLTVRNQDGLTAPTGVRLKVEASFDDGKTWKGQVRVKDRGHNRFTATVERPGEHRQGAYVTLRVTASDKAGNTVRQTVERAYLLGK
- a CDS encoding discoidin domain-containing protein, whose translation is MYAPPVLRRPARSSDGRRTGVLAVVVGLVISLLAFVPATPASAAPSLLSQGRTVTSSSEENAGTPATSAVDGNDGTRWSSAFSDPQWIKVDLGASASVSQIVLKWEAAYANGYRIEFSTDNSTWTTAYSTTSGPGGTETLNVSGTARYVRLTGTSRATPYGYSLWEFQVFGTTGGQGGPQIPGGGDLGPNVLVFDPSTPGIQAKVDEIFKQQESAQFGNGRYALLFKPGTYNNINAQLGFYTSIAGLGLKPDDTTFNGDVTVDAGWFNGNATQNFWRSAENLALNPVNGTDRWAVSQAAPFRRMHVKGGLNLAPDGYGWASGGYIADSKIDGQVGPYSQQQWYTRDSSVGGWTNGVWNMTFSGVEGAPAQSFPAPPYTTLDTTPVSREKPFLYLDGSEYKVFVPAKRTNARGVSWNGTPQGESIPLSQFYVVKPGATAQTINAAVQQGLHLLFTPGVYHVDQTINIDRANTVVLGLGLATIIPDNGVTAIKVGDVDGVKLAALLIDAGPQNSSVLLQVGPEGASADHSANPTTVQDVFVRIGGAGAGKATTSMVVNNDDTIVDHTWIWRADHGEGVGWETNRADYGLRVDGDDVLVTGLFVEHFNKYDVQWNGENGRTIFFQNEKAYDAPNQAAVQNGTIKGYAAYKVADSVNNHEGWGLGSYCYFNVDPTIRQDHGFEAPVKPGVKFHDLLVVSLGGQGQYEHVINSTGSPTSGTSTVPSTVVSFP